Genomic DNA from Mixophyes fleayi isolate aMixFle1 chromosome 7, aMixFle1.hap1, whole genome shotgun sequence:
CTGCGGTGACTGCAGTCCTTTGAGCTGCGGTGACTGCAGTCCTTTGAGCTGCGGTGGCTGCAGTCCTTTGAGCTGCGGTGGCTGCAGTCCTTTGAGCTGTGGTGGATGCAGTCCTTTGAGCTGTGGTGGATGCAGTCCTTTGAGCTGCGGTGGCTGCAGTCCTTTGAGCTGCGGTGGCTGCAGTCCTTTGAGCTGCGGTGACTGCAGTCCTTTGAGCTGCGGTGACATCACTGGTCTTCTCCCTGTGTTATGACTCCATCCGATGCACACAGTGTATTTCCACCAAAGCACCACCCGCCCGACCTGGCATTCTACAGAAGATGGATGAAACGGTGGACATATTTGGTTAGCTTTTAATGCCTTTAGCTTTGTTAAGAAAGATATACGGTAGAAGAGTATAACCTGGCTAAAACCTGATCTAAAGACTGCAGCTGCTCGTTCTGTCTGTTTTCCTTTTACAAGTGCATTATTGCCAATCACTACACGTGTTATGTAGCTGCTAATTGCCCTGGGACTCATTGTGTTCTCTTGTACAGGAGGAAGAGGCCAGCGACGACGAGCCCCTTATTTGTAAAGTGCAGAAGAGGGGGCGTAATGAAAGTGATGGCGATGTGTCGGGAAGCAAGGAGCCGCCGGGGAAGAGGCATAAAGTACTGGATGGTGAGCACTGATGGGGGATTTATAGGGAGGAGTGATTCTGGGAGATTCCCATCCAGCTGTAGGTAGAAAACCATCCACGAGCCCCCAGCAGTAAGAGAGGTGGGAGGGGTCCTTTGGAGGTGGGAGGGGGCCCCAGTGACGCCTAATTGGGCGTTCTTATACCATGTGACACGTGTCGCTGGGAGCAGAGCGACTAGATCATGGCATGTATGGTTAGCTTAAGTTGTGCATGAGAGGATTTTGTTAGATCCGAGGTCAGTGACTGTCTGTCTATCTTTCAGGCAGTCGTTCAGAAGAGGAGGATTCTGGGATTGAACAGAAGGATTCCAAGAGAGTATCCAAAAGTTCCCCTGAAGCTCTAACGTCTAAGCCAACAGTCAAAAAAAAAAGCGTACAAGAGACTGCTAGCAAGAGAGCGCAATCGCAGAGGAAAAAGAGCGCACCCCGGAAAGGCAGAGAGACTGGTAGTGACACAAAAACTACACCGAGGAAACCTGTTAGACGTCCACAGAAAGGGAGTGATAGTGATGTGGAAGAGACAGACAGCGATACTGGCGGTGTTGCAAATAAAAAGACTGTGCCGCCTAAACCCAGGGCGAGAAAAGGGGCCGCCGGAAATCAGAAGGCCGCGGCAGACTCTAGTGAGAGTGCGGAGGACGAGACTGCTGTGCAGGAGAAAGCAGAGGATACAGACTCCGAGAGTGACGTAGAAGTGCCAGACACCAGGCAAAGCAAGAGGAAAGAGAGCGTCAGCGGCAGCCAGGATAAGGGCAGAAAGAAGACAGCTGCCAAGAGGAATGTTAAGCAAAGGGACACCAAGACTGTAAAGAGATTGCAAAAGAAAGAGACTGACAGTGAAGAGAGTGACAGTGAAATGAGCAATGAGAGCGATAGCGATGAGTCGGAACTCAAGAAAAAGCCCTTAAAAAGCAAAGGTGGCCAGGCTAAGAGGGTGGTCAAAAAACCTAAAGAGACTGACACTGAGAGTGAACCAGAAGTCAAAGGAAAGAGTGTGCAAAAGAAGAAAGACAGCGATAGTGAAAAGGATGAGGAGGACGCTAGAGCATTAAAGAACGATAGTGacagtgaagaggaggaagacTGTGCCGTAAAGCCAAAGAAAGACGGTGACCGCGAGGAGGATGGAAGTACAGTAAAAGACGGtgacagtgaagaagaagaagaaagtatAGTGAAGGCAGAGTCAAAAAAAGGGAGTAAAAGCGGCAGCGAGGAGGAAGAGAGTGAAGAAGACAGTGTGCCGATTAAAGACGACGATAGTGAGGAAGAGAATGCGGCAAAAGGGAAGAAAGCCGCAAAGCAATCCAACAAACACAATGGAGTAAAGAAACCCAAGAAAGCAGCAAGGAAAGGGGGAAAGGACAAAGCCACGCAGGACAGTGACTCCCAGGATAGTGAGGAGGAAGACGGGGTAGagaaaagaacacaaaaaaaagatGGAGGGGAGAGTGACTCCTTGGAGGGTTCAGAAACGGGCAAGAAGGAGAAGAATGCGAAGAACCAGGGCAAGGTAAGCTGTGGGAGATGGGGAGAAGTGTTCTATCTAAACCACCTCAATAAACGTATTTCCCTACTGTCCTCAGGCCACTTCCAGAGAAGATCACCCCAGCATCGTCCGATTGAAGAGATACATCCTAACCTGCGGAGCTCGCAGGAACTACAAGAAGCTGTTTCAGGATTGCCGCTCGGTGAAGTCCATGGCCCAGGTCCTGAAGAACGAGCTGGAGGAGTTGGGGGTTAAAGGTGAGAGTTGGGTAATCTTGGATCACTGTCATGGAAGACTCATGGGTGCTGCTCATTGGTGAGGGTGAGAGGGgggtgtttgtgtatatatagaggGCATGTATGGTGGTGGTTAATGGACTATGATGACCTTTATCGCAGGAACTCCGTCGCTGGAGAAATGCCGAGTTGTGCGACTGAAGAGGGAGGAGGCGGCAGAGTTGGCTGAGTTAGACACCAGCAACATCATACCAACAGCTGGTGAGTCCATCCAAGGAGGTGGCGCTCCTACCTTCTCCAGATtcattgtatataataataaaaaggtaGAGGCGTATGAAGCCCATATGAATGAACCCTCAATGACCTCTGTGTTGGGTTCCATGATGCCCGTGACTGTGTGACACAAACCCGGACATATGTCCACTGACCTATGGCAATTAAAGCCTGAAATAACCTTAGAGACATTAAATCTCCTTTTACAAATTTGCAGGTTAGCACCTATACAACTGATTTCAGTGGAGCTCATCCATGTAGGTGCAGATGCTGTTTTTGTGGCCTCCTGTCCCTGATGGTTGGCAGATCAGGGGCACAAGGTTTGTGTACCTTCCTCTAGACAGATAAAAGTgaatttctgattggctgttgccGTTTAGCGCACATCGCGCCGTGAACACAATGTTGCGGTATCTGCTCTGCGACATGATTCTGCTTTGGAATCTTCGGCTCAATTTAGAACTTaatcatttgtatttttattttttttctaaatttcttGTGTGTTAAGTAGATTATTTTACATAACTTGGGAATTTGTACAAAATCACATTAATAATTAGTCTGCCCGTTAACCCGTAGAACGCAATAAGAGAATCATTGTGACCCAAAGTGTGAGATCTGAGAGCTGTTATCAGGCCAGATTTTCAGGATATCCTTAATGTGATAGTCAAAGAGCACATACCTGTCATAGGTCTGGCCTGGTACCACCCTCCAGGCTTATTTTATTCTGCACATGATATTGAATACATTGATGGTTTAAAGTGCAACTGTCATTTAGATACAGTGAAGGCGGCCATGTTGTTTTCAGAGACTTCCCCCGGTCAgtacactaggaaccagtgaccttaCTTGTACtctgtcactggctcctagtgagtccataggctgcgttctcatgacaagatggctgcctccaccatgGGCAAATGTGTCTGGGGTATCTGCGGCCTTGTTCAGCCAGCAGATGGTGGGATTTGTACGTCAGCTAGTGTCTGGCTCAGGAATGACTTCCACTGACACAACAGACACCTAATGAAAGGAACAATGTGCCTCTGTTCTCCGCAGGACGCCCCCGGCGCCGTAACACGTGGAACCCCTACAAAACGTCCCCATCCCGCGACACCTCCCCTCCTGCCTACCAGAAGGAGGTGGCATCTGACTCTGAGGGGGAGGAAGGTCCTCCCCGCAAgaagaggccaatggactggtcCTGTCTGAAGGGCATTATCAGCGATGATGGCGACAGTGAATGAAGAGTTAACACCTCAATGTCTAAagatggagggggagggggagggggggggggggggggaatcaggaACATGGAGGCATCATCACTGCACATATAGATGTAATTATCCTGCTAATCACACTGCCTCTTATTACAGCACTATGTAAATGTAGCACCCTGTCACAGCCTATGAGCACCCTGTAATCAACTCTTAGTGCCCCCATCACCTGTACACAGCGGGGGACAGCAGCCTTTTGTGGCCTGGTCCAATATTAAGCCAGGGACCGGTAATATCGCTAATCCTGGGCAGCATGCTTGGACTACTGgctccacccacaaaatggctgcctccattgcgGATCAATGATCTGTCCACTTTACTAACACATATCCCCCTCCATGTTTTTAATGCCTATATCCAGACCACAGAGCTTTGAACAAGGTTAGATACCTGTATGAGCTATTTATTCACCCAgcgtatttttattaaacatgatgagaccccctcccctccatatcACCCCTTCTCTCCATGTATATGAAATATGAATGTTTGGCTGGTTCCTGACCCTTACCTCTCTACCTTCCATCTCGTTACTCTTCCCGTTGGTTTCgtttttttctttgtataaaGTTCAATTTTAAccattgggttttgtttttttaaaatgtttgtgtaaataaatgtttCAAGGTGACTAtttgttaaattaattttatttagaaatatacatatatgtcgCACCCACATTTGAAAAATAGGTTTCCTATTGGAGATGTGTGGCTTGCACTCTATtgatatatcatttatatatgtttttaagtaaatattttaccatctgtattgttttcacacTGAAAAATAAAGTAAGCGATTGGTAGTGACA
This window encodes:
- the HIRIP3 gene encoding HIRA-interacting protein 3, translating into MAGDEEREMRRFTQDLFQRSPDLSVLTHSLVRTKFLAHTKRSALSSPERQTLKKIVEEELLKMQEEEASDDEPLICKVQKRGRNESDGDVSGSKEPPGKRHKVLDGSRSEEEDSGIEQKDSKRVSKSSPEALTSKPTVKKKSVQETASKRAQSQRKKSAPRKGRETGSDTKTTPRKPVRRPQKGSDSDVEETDSDTGGVANKKTVPPKPRARKGAAGNQKAAADSSESAEDETAVQEKAEDTDSESDVEVPDTRQSKRKESVSGSQDKGRKKTAAKRNVKQRDTKTVKRLQKKETDSEESDSEMSNESDSDESELKKKPLKSKGGQAKRVVKKPKETDTESEPEVKGKSVQKKKDSDSEKDEEDARALKNDSDSEEEEDCAVKPKKDGDREEDGSTVKDGDSEEEEESIVKAESKKGSKSGSEEEESEEDSVPIKDDDSEEENAAKGKKAAKQSNKHNGVKKPKKAARKGGKDKATQDSDSQDSEEEDGVEKRTQKKDGGESDSLEGSETGKKEKNAKNQGKATSREDHPSIVRLKRYILTCGARRNYKKLFQDCRSVKSMAQVLKNELEELGVKGTPSLEKCRVVRLKREEAAELAELDTSNIIPTAGRPRRRNTWNPYKTSPSRDTSPPAYQKEVASDSEGEEGPPRKKRPMDWSCLKGIISDDGDSE